A DNA window from Camelina sativa cultivar DH55 chromosome 13, Cs, whole genome shotgun sequence contains the following coding sequences:
- the LOC104738148 gene encoding glutathione S-transferase T3-like — protein sequence MYVVVLSLGALTIVDKDGKKISKEVSRFCGAFAEAEGEKASGMNDLDILQNAHQIYTKLYKKKFGLEYAWSVLRYEQKWANLEAMNPTPKTTSSNKRKADDAAPSTGSVVGEHESRPPGIKATKKVRNSKGKEKAAPSAEFSHMWEIKQKDLEGMKELQKMSILDTLIAKKETLDEDEKSLKKKLMAELF from the coding sequence ATGTACGTGGTGGTGCTGAGCCTAGGCGCCCTGACCATTGTAgacaaagatggcaaaaaaATCAGTAAGGAAGTGAGCAGGTTTTGTGGAGCTTTTGCAGAGGCAGAGGGTGAGAAAGCTAGTGGCATGAACGATTTAGATATTTTGCAAAATGCTCACCAAATCTACACTAAGctgtacaagaagaagtttggtttgGAGTATGCTTGGAGTGTGCTACGCTATGAACAGAAATGGGCAAACCTGGAGGCTATGAACCCCACTCCAAAGACAACCAgctctaacaaaagaaaagctgaTGATGCTGCACCATCTACAGGTTCTGTCGTTGGTGAGCACGAGAGCAGGCCTCCGGGCATAAAGGCAACGAAAAAAGTAAGGAACTCCAAAGGTAAAGAGAAGGCTGCACCATCTGCAGAGTTTAGTCACATGTGGGAGATAAAACAGAAGGATTTGGAGGGCATGAAAGAACTCCAAAAGATGTCCATTCTTGACACTCTCATTGCCAAGAAAGAAACTCTAGACGAAGATGAAAAATctctaaagaagaagctaatggctGAACTGTTTTAA